One window of the Sphingomonas crocodyli genome contains the following:
- a CDS encoding response regulator, with the protein MTEHQPVNIVMIEDDEGHARLIEKNIRRAGISNVIRHFMDGTSALEYLYNAPDGPAKNGPALILLDLNLPDMSGTDILAKIKAEGSPLKRTPVVVLTTTDDKIEIQRCYDLGCNVYITKPVNYENFADAIRQLGLFLSVIQVPEPENAG; encoded by the coding sequence ATGACGGAGCATCAGCCGGTCAACATCGTGATGATCGAGGATGACGAAGGTCATGCTCGCCTGATCGAAAAGAACATCCGCCGCGCGGGCATTTCGAACGTGATCCGTCACTTCATGGACGGCACTTCGGCGCTCGAATATCTCTACAACGCGCCCGATGGCCCGGCGAAGAACGGCCCGGCGCTGATCCTGCTCGATCTCAACCTGCCGGATATGTCGGGCACCGACATCCTGGCGAAGATCAAGGCGGAGGGCAGCCCGCTCAAGCGCACGCCCGTCGTCGTCCTCACCACCACCGACGACAAGATCGAGATCCAGCGCTGCTACGATCTGGGCTGCAACGTCTATATCACCAAGCCGGTGAACTATGAGAATTTCGCCGATGCGATCCGCCAGCTCGGCCTGTTCCTGTCGGTGATCCAGGTGCCCGAGCCGGAGAATGCCGGTTGA
- a CDS encoding sensor histidine kinase: MVKSPDVRTLAQRSFTRRLFGLLTIGFLALLGAAAAVAWLQSQNEDNANWVQHTLSVEAQISDFASGLERIETARRGILLTGQPEFGKIMAESLATTRASLKRLVELTIDNPAQRQRTERMAAILDGHEAAERRAAAATIDERRAIVRGFRTDPGVLLTREARAVAQQMLHEERALLASRDVQQAETLTFFYGVLSLAGLMIMLVAAVTLTIMLRYTRELDASRTELRRLNDDLELIVSERTVELQRANEEIQRFAYIVSHDLRSPLVNVMGFTAELDAARKTVGTFVDKLAEDQPDLVDRDVKLAVDEDLPEAIGFIRTSTQKMDRLINAILRLSREGRRTIAPERIEVTALTQSIVDSLQHKVTEKGAEIEIEALPAITTDRFSLEQMLSNLIENALKYLQPGRPGHIRVTGRVDRDRIVYEVIDNGRGIDPRDHDRVFDLFRRSGAQDQPGEGIGLAHVRALAYRLGGLVDVRSELHHGSTFRLSLPTVLKTGDVDA; the protein is encoded by the coding sequence ATGGTCAAATCTCCCGACGTCCGCACTTTGGCGCAGCGCAGCTTCACGCGCCGCCTGTTCGGTCTCCTCACCATCGGCTTCCTCGCCCTGCTCGGCGCAGCGGCGGCGGTCGCGTGGCTGCAATCGCAGAATGAGGACAATGCCAACTGGGTGCAGCACACCCTGTCGGTCGAGGCGCAGATATCCGACTTCGCCAGTGGGCTCGAACGGATCGAAACGGCGCGGCGCGGCATCCTGCTGACCGGCCAGCCCGAGTTCGGCAAGATCATGGCGGAATCGCTCGCCACGACCCGTGCCAGCCTCAAGCGTCTCGTCGAGCTGACGATCGACAATCCGGCCCAGCGCCAGCGCACCGAACGTATGGCGGCGATCCTGGATGGCCATGAAGCCGCCGAACGGCGCGCGGCCGCCGCCACGATCGACGAACGCCGCGCGATTGTCCGGGGGTTCCGGACCGATCCGGGCGTGTTGCTCACGCGCGAAGCCCGCGCGGTGGCGCAGCAGATGCTGCATGAAGAACGCGCGCTGCTCGCGTCTCGCGATGTGCAGCAGGCGGAGACGCTGACCTTCTTCTACGGCGTGCTGAGCCTCGCCGGGTTGATGATCATGCTGGTCGCGGCCGTCACGCTGACGATCATGCTGCGCTACACCCGCGAACTCGATGCCTCGCGCACCGAACTGCGCCGCCTCAATGACGACCTCGAACTCATCGTCTCCGAACGCACGGTCGAGTTGCAGCGCGCGAATGAGGAGATCCAGCGTTTCGCCTATATCGTCTCGCACGATCTGCGTTCGCCGCTCGTCAACGTGATGGGCTTCACCGCCGAACTCGATGCCGCGCGCAAGACGGTGGGGACCTTCGTCGACAAGCTGGCCGAGGATCAGCCCGATCTGGTCGATAGGGACGTGAAGCTCGCGGTCGACGAGGATCTGCCCGAGGCGATCGGCTTCATCCGCACGTCGACGCAGAAGATGGACCGCCTGATCAACGCGATCCTGCGCCTGTCGCGTGAAGGCCGCCGCACGATCGCGCCTGAACGGATCGAAGTGACCGCGCTCACCCAGTCGATCGTCGACAGCCTGCAGCACAAGGTGACGGAGAAGGGCGCCGAGATCGAGATTGAGGCGCTGCCCGCCATCACCACCGACCGCTTCTCGCTCGAACAGATGCTGTCGAACCTGATCGAGAATGCGCTCAAATATCTCCAGCCCGGCCGCCCCGGCCATATCCGCGTCACCGGCCGGGTCGATCGCGATCGCATCGTCTATGAGGTGATCGACAATGGCCGCGGCATCGATCCGCGCGATCATGATCGTGTCTTCGATCTCTTCCGCCGATCCGGCGCGCAGGATCAGCCGGGCGAAGGCATAGGGCTGGCGCATGTGCGCGCGCTCGCGTATCGCCTCGGCGGGCTCGTCGATGTGCGGTCGGAGCTTCATCATGGTTCGACCTTCCGGCTCTCCCTGCCGACGGTCTTGAAGACAGGGGACGTGGACGCATGA
- a CDS encoding MFS transporter, translating into MTADTGRRGSTTYQAYVLFVLFAVNVLNFADRSILSMLADPIKHDLALTDAQIGMLVGTFFVLLNSIAGLAMGAIVDGWLRNRLLAVGVGLWSALTALSGLSTSFVQLALARIGVGLGEAVGSPVSHSLIGDVFTAEGRGRAFALFFCAPSVGIATCLAISGGIVQAWPQQCGALGLCEVAAWKVPFFVFGVPGLIFAVLAAFIRDPAGDALTRRDARPGAVAMREIVALLPPFSIIVAGKLAGARGLRINLTIAAIVVGIAGVLIAMTGDWVQWISVGAAFYALGSWAQGQYHRDPAVHALTTGSPAFLSAVLGAALVGTASGAIGFWCIPFALREIGMDHAQAGRVLGLCIAGGSISGTLLGGLIADRWRRSNPAAALWVAGFSMVGSAAATVAMINVRDPAAYAVAVTGFMIATTMWAPGIAALVQDLIPTPMRGRVAALYTVSLTLIGMSAGPYMIGKVADLSGSLRIAMLSPYAALPPCLLLLAFAMRRLSAAYRARDQYLTEMIDGL; encoded by the coding sequence ATGACGGCGGACACTGGGCGCCGGGGAAGCACCACCTATCAGGCTTATGTCCTGTTCGTATTGTTCGCGGTGAACGTACTCAACTTCGCCGATCGATCGATCCTGAGCATGCTCGCCGATCCGATCAAGCACGATCTGGCGCTCACCGACGCGCAGATCGGGATGCTGGTGGGCACCTTCTTTGTCCTGCTCAACAGCATTGCCGGGCTGGCGATGGGGGCGATCGTCGACGGATGGCTGCGCAACCGGCTGCTCGCGGTGGGGGTTGGCCTGTGGTCCGCGCTGACTGCCTTGTCGGGCTTGTCGACCAGCTTCGTTCAATTGGCGCTCGCGCGGATCGGCGTGGGGCTGGGCGAGGCGGTGGGCAGCCCGGTCAGCCATTCGCTGATCGGTGATGTCTTCACCGCCGAGGGGCGCGGGCGCGCCTTCGCCTTGTTCTTCTGCGCGCCGTCGGTCGGTATCGCGACCTGCCTCGCCATATCGGGCGGGATCGTGCAGGCCTGGCCGCAGCAATGCGGCGCGCTGGGGCTGTGCGAAGTCGCGGCGTGGAAGGTGCCCTTCTTCGTCTTTGGTGTGCCGGGCCTCATCTTCGCAGTGCTCGCCGCCTTCATCCGCGATCCGGCGGGCGACGCGCTGACGCGCCGGGATGCGCGGCCGGGCGCGGTGGCGATGCGCGAGATTGTGGCGCTGCTGCCCCCCTTCTCGATCATCGTCGCGGGCAAGCTGGCGGGAGCGCGGGGCTTGCGCATCAACCTGACGATCGCCGCGATCGTCGTCGGGATCGCAGGCGTGCTGATCGCGATGACGGGCGATTGGGTCCAGTGGATCAGCGTGGGCGCGGCCTTCTATGCACTCGGATCGTGGGCGCAGGGGCAATATCATCGCGATCCGGCGGTCCACGCGCTGACGACCGGATCGCCCGCTTTCCTGAGCGCGGTGCTGGGCGCGGCTCTGGTCGGCACGGCAAGCGGCGCGATCGGTTTCTGGTGCATCCCCTTCGCGCTGCGTGAAATCGGGATGGATCATGCGCAAGCGGGCAGGGTGCTGGGCCTGTGCATCGCGGGTGGATCGATCAGCGGGACGTTGCTGGGCGGTCTGATCGCCGATCGCTGGCGGCGCAGCAATCCGGCAGCGGCGCTTTGGGTCGCGGGGTTTTCGATGGTCGGATCGGCGGCGGCGACGGTCGCGATGATCAACGTGCGCGATCCCGCCGCTTATGCCGTGGCGGTGACGGGCTTCATGATCGCGACGACGATGTGGGCGCCGGGGATCGCGGCTCTGGTACAGGATCTGATCCCCACCCCGATGCGCGGGCGCGTGGCGGCGCTCTACACCGTGTCGCTGACCCTGATCGGCATGTCGGCCGGCCCGTACATGATCGGCAAGGTCGCCGATCTTTCGGGCTCGTTGCGCATCGCGATGCTCAGCCCTTATGCGGCCTTGCCGCCCTGCCTGCTGCTGCTCGCGTTCGCGATGCGGCGCCTGTCCGCCGCCTATCGCGCGCGCGACCAATATCTGACGGAGATGATCGATGGCCTATGA
- a CDS encoding histidine kinase dimerization/phosphoacceptor domain -containing protein — protein sequence MSDPAPHILYIDDDAGIRRLADKALSRRGFTVSLAESGPQGLAMAREGAFDLIAVDHYMPGQDGLTTINALQAVPDCPPIVYVTGSEESRIAVAALKAGAADYVVKAVGDDFFDLLASSFRQALERVALLGAKEAVEQELRASNARLETLLKEVNHRVANSLQLVSAFVRLQGSSIADAAAREALTETEQRIQAIAHVHRRLYSSDDVEYVAMDDYLDALVAELEATWSAYDGHRPLRLTAEPVRLKTDRAVSLGIIVNELVSNACKYAYAVDTRGEVRITLSASGDRFVLSVEDDGAGLPADGKIRGTGLGTKLIRSMASSLQAEISYDSAHKGVRALVSAPL from the coding sequence TTGAGCGATCCCGCTCCGCACATTCTCTACATCGATGATGACGCGGGGATACGGCGCCTCGCGGACAAGGCTTTGTCCCGTCGCGGCTTCACCGTCAGTCTCGCCGAATCCGGCCCGCAGGGGCTGGCGATGGCGCGCGAGGGCGCGTTCGATCTGATCGCGGTCGATCATTATATGCCGGGGCAGGATGGCCTCACGACCATCAACGCGCTCCAGGCCGTCCCCGATTGTCCGCCGATCGTCTATGTGACGGGGTCGGAAGAAAGCCGTATCGCGGTCGCCGCGCTGAAGGCGGGGGCGGCCGACTATGTCGTGAAGGCGGTCGGCGACGATTTCTTCGATCTGCTCGCCTCCAGCTTCCGTCAGGCGCTCGAGCGCGTCGCGCTGCTCGGCGCGAAGGAGGCGGTGGAACAGGAATTGCGCGCGTCCAACGCCCGGCTCGAAACCCTGCTGAAAGAGGTCAACCACCGCGTCGCCAATTCGCTCCAGCTCGTCTCGGCCTTCGTCCGGCTGCAGGGTTCGTCGATCGCCGACGCTGCGGCGCGCGAGGCGCTGACCGAGACCGAGCAGCGTATTCAGGCGATCGCGCATGTCCACCGCCGGCTCTATTCGTCGGACGATGTCGAATATGTCGCGATGGACGACTATCTCGACGCGCTCGTCGCCGAACTGGAGGCGACCTGGTCCGCCTATGACGGGCATCGTCCGCTGCGGCTGACGGCGGAACCGGTGCGGCTCAAGACCGACCGTGCCGTGTCGCTCGGCATCATCGTCAACGAACTCGTCAGCAACGCGTGCAAATATGCTTATGCGGTCGACACGCGCGGCGAGGTGCGGATCACGCTCTCGGCCTCGGGCGACCGCTTCGTGCTCAGCGTCGAGGATGATGGCGCGGGCCTTCCGGCGGACGGCAAGATCCGCGGCACGGGCCTGGGCACCAAGCTGATCCGGTCGATGGCGTCGAGCCTGCAGGCCGAGATCAGTTACGACAGCGCCCACAAGGGCGTCCGCGCACTGGTCAGCGCCCCGCTATAA